The nucleotide window CACCGCCATGTTGTGCGCCATACTGGAATTACTGGACACCACCATCGTAAATGTAGCACTCAACGATCTGCAGGGCAATCTGGGCGCCACTTTATCAGAGGTCAGCTGGGTAGTAACTGCTTATGGTATCGGCAATGTGATATTGATTCCAATGAGCAGCTGGCTTTCCCGGCAGTTTGGACGGCGTAATTATTTCGCGGCATCCATCCTCCTATTCACACTGTGTTCCCTGCTGTGCGGTATGGCCACCAGTATTCCCGAACTGGCCTTATTCCGATTCTTCCAGGGCATCGGCGGCGGCGCCCTGCTGGCCACTTCCCAAACCATCATCACCGAATCATATCCCGTAGAAAAGAGAGGCACCGCCAACCTTATCTTTATGATGAGCGTAATCGTAGGCCCTGCAATGGGGCCACTAATCGGCGGATATATCATCGATCACTACAGCTGGCCACTGATCTTTTTTATTAATATTCCGCTGGGCATCATTGCAATCCTGCTAACAATGCAATATATACGTTCGCCTCATTACGATCATAAACTGCCAGCAGCAAAAGTAGACTGGGCCGGCATTCTGCTACTGACCCTGATGGTGGGGTCTTTACAGTATGTGCTGGAAAAAGGACAGGAAGAAGACTGGTTCAGCAACCGTACTATTACCACCCTGTCTGTTAGTGCCGGCATTGCAGCTGTCCTGTTCATCTGGCGGGAACTTACCTACCATCATCCGATAGTATCCCTGAAAGTGTTGAAAAACAGGAATCTGGCAGCAGGCACGCTATTTTCCTTTATCTATGGTTTCGGATCGTATGGGTCTACCTTTATTGTTCCCTTATTTACCCAGTCGCAGTTAAACTGGCCGGCTACCAATGCCGGACTGCTCGTTTGCCTCACTTCACTTTCCAGTCTGCTGATTTTTCCACTGACCAACAAACTTCTCAAAGCAGGTGTAAAACCGCAGTATATGATGAGTGCGGGCATGTTTATCTTTTTTCTGAACTGCTATATGAGTTCTAAAATACTAACGCCGGACACCAGCTTCAACGTATTTTTCTATGTGTTGATATTCCGGTATTTCGGGCTTAATATGATCCTGTTATCTATCAGCGCGATTGCCTTCTCTTCCCTCAAAACCCAGGAACTATCAGAAGGAGCGGCCTTTACCGGTATGACCAGGCAACTGGGAGGCTCCTTTGGCATCGCTATCATCACTACGTTTATTGCCCGAAGAAATATGCTGCACCGCACCAACCTGTTGTCTCATCTCAGCACCGATGCAGCCAGCACCTCCGAGCGCATACATCAGGCAACACGGTCTTTTCAGGCACAGGGCTTCAATGAAGACATGGCCGCCGGACACGCCTATAAACTGCTGGACATGGTAGTCAGCAAACAGGCCACGCTGCTATCCTACATGGACGTATACATCGTGATCGGATTTCTTTTTTTAAGCTGTGTGCCTTTCGTCTTATTTCTGAAAACCAGAAAAACCTTACCCGTAGCCGATATCCACTAATCTTCCAACATAATAACATAATCATGATCGAAAGAAAAAAATGGCATATACTGTTTTGTACCATCCTGATCACCTGGTGGCCATCAAAACATTACGGGCAACAACGCCCGCTCAGCCTTACTGATGCCATCAGTCTGGGAATAGCCCACAGCCAGGTACTCCGGCTGGACAAAGCCAGGACCGAAGAAACCATGAGCCGATATTTACAGGCCAAAGATGCCAGCCTGCCTACCGGAAACATCAACGCCTCCTTCAGTCATATGGAAGTACCGGCAGACCGTATCCAATTAGGGAATCTCAACTGGGCATTGGGCAAACGGGGCGAAACCTACACCGCCCATGCCGGTATCCGGGAAACGATCTATAGCGGCAACCAGCTCCGATATGCCCGTAAATCAGCACTGCTGCTCACCCAACTCGCGACATTGGACCTGGAGCGGCATACCAGCGAAGTAGTGTATACCATCGCAGAAATATATCACGATCTCTACAAGGTAAACAGCAGTATAAAAGTGGCGAAGCAAAACCTGAGCGCCATCGACAGTCTTATTAAACAGGCCAACGATCTGTACGAACATGGTATCGTGACTAAAAATGATGTGCTCCGTTTCAGGCTACAGCATTCGGAAGTAGCCATCACCTCCTCCAACCTTGAATCAGAACGGCAGGTGCTGCAATACAATCTGAACATATTACTGGGGCTCCCGGAAAATACAATCATAGAGCCGGCAGCAACCTTACCACCGGATAACGCCGGTACATCGCTGGAACAGTTTCTGGAAGACGCCTTCCGTTTACGGCAGGAACTGAAACAGTCTGCTGTACAATCAGCACTCGACGACACCCATATTCGCAGTATCAGAGCAGAACAACTGCCCACCCTCCATGGTAGCCTTACTGCAGATTATATACATGGCGGAGCAGCCTTTATCCCTCCTGCCGGCACCTATCTCACGCCCGTGTCTATTGGAGCCACCGCTGCCTGGAACTTCTCATCCCTATGGTACAACAAGCATAAAATCGCTACCGCCAAAATTCAACAGCAACAAACCACCATTCAACGGGACGTGATCAAAGAAGCCATCAGCCGGGAAGTTAGCACCTGTTATCAGCGCTACAGGCAGGCCTTGCGCAATATACAGCTACTACAGACCGCCATTGATCAGGCTTCCGAGAATAACCGCATACAGACAGACCGTTACAAAAACAACATCACTTCTGTGACAGACCTGATCGATGCCGACAGCCGGTTATACCAGACACTTACCAATATGGAAATAGCGCGTTCAGATGCCAGCCTGTTGTGGTTCAGGTTATCAAAAGCCATCGGTAATTTATCCACATCACACTAAAAACATATCACATGGAAGAAAAAACAAAAAAGCCTAAAATAGTGATACCCGTCCTGCTATTGGTACTGGCAGCAGCTGGTATCTTTATCGGCATCAACCGCTACCAGTATTACAGCAGCCACGAGGAAACCGATGACGCACAAATTGATGGTGATTTAAGCATGGTAGTATCCCGTGCCGGGGGTTATATAGACTCCATTTATTTTGAAGACAACCAGCGTGTCACGAAAGACCAGCTACTCATCACACTGGAAGACAGAGAATACCGGCTGAAACTGGACCAGGCATTAGCTGCGCACAAAGTGGCCGGTTCACGCATTGATGTTTCCGCCACACAGATAGAAACATCCCAGGCAGCATCATCGGGTTACAAAGCCCAGGCTGATGCCGCCAGGGCCCGGCTCTGGCAGGCCGAACAGGACTTTGCCCGTTACGCCGCACTAGTTACCAGCGGCTCCGTTCCCAAACAGCAATATGATAAGGCAAAGACAGAACGCGACGCCGCTGCTGCCAACTATGCAGCTGCCAACGACCAATACAATACCGCCTTGTTACAGATCAATAACAACCGTTCACAGTTGCAGGTGACACATACTGCTGTCAGCCAGGAAGCAGTAGCAGTGGATTATGCCCGGCTGATGCTGTCATACGCCCATATAACCGCACCGGTATCGGGGTTGGTCACCAAGAGAAGGGTACAGCGTGGACAGCTTGTACAACCCGGACAGACACTGTTCTCCGTGGTAGATGAAAACAATCTGTATGTAACCGCTAATTTCAAGGAAACACAGCTGGCCCATATACAGTCCGGCCAGCCGGTGAAGATCAGGGTTGATGCCTATCCCGATATGCACCTGGAAGGCACCGTTCACAATTTTGCAGCCACCACCGGAGCCCGGACAGCGCTGTTGCCGCCAGATAACGCCACCGGCAACTTCGTCAAGGTAGTGCAGCGGGTCCCGGTAAAGATACTATTGCA belongs to Chitinophaga sp. HK235 and includes:
- a CDS encoding DHA2 family efflux MFS transporter permease subunit; its protein translation is MKPEATTVEHGLRRVVITLTAMLCAILELLDTTIVNVALNDLQGNLGATLSEVSWVVTAYGIGNVILIPMSSWLSRQFGRRNYFAASILLFTLCSLLCGMATSIPELALFRFFQGIGGGALLATSQTIITESYPVEKRGTANLIFMMSVIVGPAMGPLIGGYIIDHYSWPLIFFINIPLGIIAILLTMQYIRSPHYDHKLPAAKVDWAGILLLTLMVGSLQYVLEKGQEEDWFSNRTITTLSVSAGIAAVLFIWRELTYHHPIVSLKVLKNRNLAAGTLFSFIYGFGSYGSTFIVPLFTQSQLNWPATNAGLLVCLTSLSSLLIFPLTNKLLKAGVKPQYMMSAGMFIFFLNCYMSSKILTPDTSFNVFFYVLIFRYFGLNMILLSISAIAFSSLKTQELSEGAAFTGMTRQLGGSFGIAIITTFIARRNMLHRTNLLSHLSTDAASTSERIHQATRSFQAQGFNEDMAAGHAYKLLDMVVSKQATLLSYMDVYIVIGFLFLSCVPFVLFLKTRKTLPVADIH
- a CDS encoding TolC family protein, with protein sequence MIERKKWHILFCTILITWWPSKHYGQQRPLSLTDAISLGIAHSQVLRLDKARTEETMSRYLQAKDASLPTGNINASFSHMEVPADRIQLGNLNWALGKRGETYTAHAGIRETIYSGNQLRYARKSALLLTQLATLDLERHTSEVVYTIAEIYHDLYKVNSSIKVAKQNLSAIDSLIKQANDLYEHGIVTKNDVLRFRLQHSEVAITSSNLESERQVLQYNLNILLGLPENTIIEPAATLPPDNAGTSLEQFLEDAFRLRQELKQSAVQSALDDTHIRSIRAEQLPTLHGSLTADYIHGGAAFIPPAGTYLTPVSIGATAAWNFSSLWYNKHKIATAKIQQQQTTIQRDVIKEAISREVSTCYQRYRQALRNIQLLQTAIDQASENNRIQTDRYKNNITSVTDLIDADSRLYQTLTNMEIARSDASLLWFRLSKAIGNLSTSH
- a CDS encoding HlyD family secretion protein, whose translation is MEEKTKKPKIVIPVLLLVLAAAGIFIGINRYQYYSSHEETDDAQIDGDLSMVVSRAGGYIDSIYFEDNQRVTKDQLLITLEDREYRLKLDQALAAHKVAGSRIDVSATQIETSQAASSGYKAQADAARARLWQAEQDFARYAALVTSGSVPKQQYDKAKTERDAAAANYAAANDQYNTALLQINNNRSQLQVTHTAVSQEAVAVDYARLMLSYAHITAPVSGLVTKRRVQRGQLVQPGQTLFSVVDENNLYVTANFKETQLAHIQSGQPVKIRVDAYPDMHLEGTVHNFAATTGARTALLPPDNATGNFVKVVQRVPVKILLHGPASALRLLRPGMNVEVIVTTR